A window of the Vigna angularis cultivar LongXiaoDou No.4 chromosome 3, ASM1680809v1, whole genome shotgun sequence genome harbors these coding sequences:
- the LOC108326230 gene encoding cellulose synthase A catalytic subunit 2 [UDP-forming] isoform X1, producing the protein MDTKGRLVAGSHNRNEFVLINADETARENAVTELSGQICQICGDEIEITVDGEPFVACNECAFPVCRPCYEYERREGNQACPQCKTRYKRLKGSPRVEGDEEEEDIDDLENEFDIGSNIRQGHVEAILSSHHNTGHGSQMNAPGITTPSEFDASSVAADIPLLTYDHEDIGISADKHALIVPPFMSRGKRVHPMPFPDSTVPVQPRPMDPKKDLAVYGYGSVAWKERMEEWKKRQNEKTEVVKHERGNDGGKNGDELDDPDLPKMDEGRQPLWRKLPISPSKISPYRIIVVLRIVVLGLFFHYRILHPVNDAYALWLTSVICEIWFAVSWILDQFPKWCPIERETYLDRLSLRYEKEGKPSELADIDVFVSTVDPMKEPPLITANTVLSILAVDYPVEKVACYVSDDGAAMLTFEALSETSEFARKWVPFCKKFSIEPRAPEWYFAQKVDYLKDKVDAIFIRERRAIKREYEEFKVRINALVAMAQKVPEDGWTMQDGTPWPGNSVRDHPGMIQVFLGQNGLRDIEGNELPRLIYVSREKRPGFEHHKKAGAMNALVRVSAVISNAPYLLNVDCDHYINNSKALREAMCFMMDPTSGKKICYVQFPQRFDGIDRHDRYSNRNVVFFDINMKGLDGIQGPIYVGTGCVFRRQALYGYDAPAKKKPPRKTCNCWPKWCCLCCGSRNKNRKVKSSPRKKIKNKDATKQIHALENIEEGIEGIDSEKSWLMSQLKFEKKFGQSPVFIASTLMEDGGIPKGATSASLLKEAIHVISCGYEDKTEWGEEVGWIYGSVTEDILTGFKMHCHGWRSVYCMPKRPAFKGSAPINLSDRLHQVLRWALGSVEILLSKHCPIWYGYGCGLKWLERFSYINSVVYPLTSLPLIAYCTLPAVCLLTGKFIVPEISNYASIIFMALFISIAATGILEMQWGGVGIHDWWRNEQFWVIGGASSHLFALFQGLLKVLAGVNTNFTVTSKAADDGDFAELYLFKWTSLLIPPLTLLIINIVGVIVGVSDAINNGYDSWGPLFGKLFFALWVIVHLYPFLKGVMGKQEGVPTIILVWSILLASIFSLLWVRINPFLSKDDIVLELCGLNCD; encoded by the exons ATGGATACTAAGGGGAGACTTGTTGCGGGCTCACATAACCGGAATGAGTTTGTTCTCATCAATGCTGATGAAACTGCAAGG GAGAACGCTGTCACAGAATTGAGTGGGCAAATTTGCCAGATCTGTGGGGATGAGATAGAGATTACTGTGGATGGTGAACCGTTTGTTGCATGCAATGAATGTGCATTCCCGGTGTGTAGACCTTGCTATGAGTATGAAAGAAGAGAGGGGAACCAAGCTTGCCCTCAGTGCAAAACCAGATACAAGCGCCTAAAGG GTAGTCCCAGAGTTGAGGgtgatgaggaagaagaggacaTTGATGATTTGGAAAATGAGTTTGACATTGGAAGCAATATCAGGCAGGGTCACGTTGAGGCCATACTCTCTTCTCACCACAACACTGGTCATGGTTCACAAATGAATGCTCCAGGCATCACCACACCATCAGAGTTTGATGCATCTTCTGTGGCTGCTGATATTCCTCTCCTGACATATGATCACGAG gATATTGGGATTTCTGCTGATAAACATGCTCTAATTGTTCCCCCATTTATGTCTCGTGGGAAACGCGTCCATCCTATGCCTTTTCCTGATTCAACTGTGCCAG TTCAACCCAGGCCTATGGATCCTAAAAAAGATTTAGCGGTTTATGGATATGGAAGTGTCGCATGGAAGGAACGAATGGAGGAGTGGAAGAAAAGGCAGAATGAAAAAACTGAGGTAGTTAAGCATGAACGGGGTAACGATGGTGGGAAAAATGGTGACGAGCTTGATGACCCTGATTTGCCAAA AATGGATGAAGGGAGGCAGCCACTGTGGAGGAAGTTGCCAATTAGTCCAAGCAAGATCAGTCCATATCGAATTATAGTAGTACTCCGGATTGTTGTTCTTGGCCTATTTTTTCATTATAGAATTCTCCACCCGGTCAATGACGCATATGCATTGTGGCTGACATCAGTAATTTGTGAAATCTGGTTTGCGGTGTCATGGATTTTGGATCAATTTCCCAAATGGTGCCCAATTGAGCGAGAAACATACCTGGATCGTTTGTCATTGAG GTACGAGAAAGAAGGAAAGCCATCTGAATTAGCTGATATAGACGTTTTTGTTAGTACAGTTGATCCTATGAAAGAACCTCCCCTTATAACTGCAAATACAGTTCTATCCATCCTTGCTGTAGATTATCCAGTGGAGAAAGTTGCATGTTATGTCTCAGATGATGGTGCGGCCATGCTTACATTCGAAGCCCTTTCAGAGACTTCTGAATTCGCAAGAAAGTGGGTTCCATTTTGTAAGAAGTTCAGCATTGAACCTCGGGCACCTGAATGGTATTTTGCTCAGAAGGTTGACTATTTGAAAGACAAAGTGGACGCAATATTCATCAGGGAGCGTCGTGCTATCAAG AGGGAGTATGAAGAGTTCAAAGTGCGTATCAATGCATTGGTTGCAATGGCACAGAAGGTTCCTGAGGATGGCTGGACAATGCAGGATGGGACTCCGTGGCCTGGAAACAGTGTCAGGGATCATCCTGGAATGATTCAA GTTTTCCTTGGTCAAAATGGTCTTCGTGATATTGAAGGGAACGAGTTGCCTCGTCTTATCTATGTGTCTCGAGAGAAAAGACCAGGATTTGAACACCATAAAAAAGCTGGTGCTATGAATGCCTTG GTGCGAGTCTCAGCAGTCATTTCAAATGCTCCATACCTACTCAATGTCGATTGTGATCACTACATAAATAACAGCAAAGCACTTCGTGAAGCCATGTGCTTCATGATGGATCCTACATCAGGAAAAAAAATATGCTATGTACAATTTCCTCAAAGATTTGATGGGATTGATCGTCATGATAGATACTCAAATCGCAATGTTGTTTTCTTTGAT ataaacatGAAAGGTTTAGATGGCATCCAAGGACCAATATATGTAGGAACTGGGTGTGTTTTTAGAAGGCAAGCACTCTATGGATATGATGCCCCTGCTAAGAAGAAACCACCAAGGAAGACTTGTAACTGTTGGCCCAAATGGTGCTGTCTGTGTTGTGGATCTAGGAACAAAAATAGGAAAGTCAAGTCAAGtccaagaaagaaaataaaaaacaaggaTGCTACAAAGCAAATACATGCACTAGAAAATATTGAAGAGGGGATTGAAG GAATTGACAGCGAGAAGTCGTGGTTAATGTCAcaactaaaatttgagaaaaaatttgGGCAATCGCCTGTTTTCATAGCTTCAACGCTTATGGAAGATGGGGGTATTCCAAAAGGAGCAACGTCGGCATCACTCTTGAAAGAAGCCATTCATGTCATCAGTTGCGGTTATGAAGATAAGACAGAGTGGGGGGAAGAG GTTGGATGGATATATGGTTCTGTTACAGAAGATATATTAACAGGTTTCAAGATGCACTGTCACGGTTGGCGATCTGTGTATTGCATGCCTAAAAGGCCTGCTTTTAAGGGCTCAGCTCCCATAAATCTTTCAGATCGTCTGCATCAAGTTCTCCGTTGGGCACTTGGATCTGTTGAGATCCTGTTGAGTAAGCATTGTCCTATATGGTATGGTTATGGTTGTGGCTTGAAATGGCTGGAGCGCTTTTCTTACATAAACTCAGTAGTTTATCCTTTAACATCACTTCCCTTAATTGCATACTGCACCCTGCCGGCTGTCTGTCTACTCACTGGAAAGTTCATAGTCCCAGAG ATTAGCAACTACGCCAGTATCATTTTCATGGCGCTTTTCATATCCATAGCTGCAACAGGCATCCTTGAAATGCAGTGGGGAGGTGTTGGCATACATGACTGGTGGAGGAATGAGCAGTTCTGGGTGATCGGTGGTGCCTCCTCACACCTTTTCGCTCTCTTTCAGGGTTTGCTCAAGGTTCTGGCAGGAGTTAACACAAACTTCACGGTCACATCCAAAGCTGCGGATGATGGAGACTTTGCTGAACTCTACCTCTTCAAGTGGACATCATTGTTGATCCCTCCTTTGACCTTGCTCATCATTAACATAGTTGGAGTTATTGTAGGTGTTTCAGATGCAATAAACAATGGTTATGATTCATGGGGTCCTCTGTTTGGCAAACTATTTTTTGCTCTTTGGGTCATTGTCCATCTTTACCCCTTCCTCAAAGGAGTCATGGGAAAACAGGAAGGTGTTCCCACCATCATTTTGGTCTGGTCTATTCTTCTGGCTTCAATCTTCTCACTTCTATGGGTGAGGATCAACCCATTTTTGTCAAAAGATGACATTGTGTTGGAACTTTGTGGGTTGAATTGTGACTAG
- the LOC108326230 gene encoding cellulose synthase A catalytic subunit 2 [UDP-forming] isoform X2: protein MDPKKDLAVYGYGSVAWKERMEEWKKRQNEKTEVVKHERGNDGGKNGDELDDPDLPKMDEGRQPLWRKLPISPSKISPYRIIVVLRIVVLGLFFHYRILHPVNDAYALWLTSVICEIWFAVSWILDQFPKWCPIERETYLDRLSLRYEKEGKPSELADIDVFVSTVDPMKEPPLITANTVLSILAVDYPVEKVACYVSDDGAAMLTFEALSETSEFARKWVPFCKKFSIEPRAPEWYFAQKVDYLKDKVDAIFIRERRAIKREYEEFKVRINALVAMAQKVPEDGWTMQDGTPWPGNSVRDHPGMIQVFLGQNGLRDIEGNELPRLIYVSREKRPGFEHHKKAGAMNALVRVSAVISNAPYLLNVDCDHYINNSKALREAMCFMMDPTSGKKICYVQFPQRFDGIDRHDRYSNRNVVFFDINMKGLDGIQGPIYVGTGCVFRRQALYGYDAPAKKKPPRKTCNCWPKWCCLCCGSRNKNRKVKSSPRKKIKNKDATKQIHALENIEEGIEGIDSEKSWLMSQLKFEKKFGQSPVFIASTLMEDGGIPKGATSASLLKEAIHVISCGYEDKTEWGEEVGWIYGSVTEDILTGFKMHCHGWRSVYCMPKRPAFKGSAPINLSDRLHQVLRWALGSVEILLSKHCPIWYGYGCGLKWLERFSYINSVVYPLTSLPLIAYCTLPAVCLLTGKFIVPEISNYASIIFMALFISIAATGILEMQWGGVGIHDWWRNEQFWVIGGASSHLFALFQGLLKVLAGVNTNFTVTSKAADDGDFAELYLFKWTSLLIPPLTLLIINIVGVIVGVSDAINNGYDSWGPLFGKLFFALWVIVHLYPFLKGVMGKQEGVPTIILVWSILLASIFSLLWVRINPFLSKDDIVLELCGLNCD from the exons ATGGATCCTAAAAAAGATTTAGCGGTTTATGGATATGGAAGTGTCGCATGGAAGGAACGAATGGAGGAGTGGAAGAAAAGGCAGAATGAAAAAACTGAGGTAGTTAAGCATGAACGGGGTAACGATGGTGGGAAAAATGGTGACGAGCTTGATGACCCTGATTTGCCAAA AATGGATGAAGGGAGGCAGCCACTGTGGAGGAAGTTGCCAATTAGTCCAAGCAAGATCAGTCCATATCGAATTATAGTAGTACTCCGGATTGTTGTTCTTGGCCTATTTTTTCATTATAGAATTCTCCACCCGGTCAATGACGCATATGCATTGTGGCTGACATCAGTAATTTGTGAAATCTGGTTTGCGGTGTCATGGATTTTGGATCAATTTCCCAAATGGTGCCCAATTGAGCGAGAAACATACCTGGATCGTTTGTCATTGAG GTACGAGAAAGAAGGAAAGCCATCTGAATTAGCTGATATAGACGTTTTTGTTAGTACAGTTGATCCTATGAAAGAACCTCCCCTTATAACTGCAAATACAGTTCTATCCATCCTTGCTGTAGATTATCCAGTGGAGAAAGTTGCATGTTATGTCTCAGATGATGGTGCGGCCATGCTTACATTCGAAGCCCTTTCAGAGACTTCTGAATTCGCAAGAAAGTGGGTTCCATTTTGTAAGAAGTTCAGCATTGAACCTCGGGCACCTGAATGGTATTTTGCTCAGAAGGTTGACTATTTGAAAGACAAAGTGGACGCAATATTCATCAGGGAGCGTCGTGCTATCAAG AGGGAGTATGAAGAGTTCAAAGTGCGTATCAATGCATTGGTTGCAATGGCACAGAAGGTTCCTGAGGATGGCTGGACAATGCAGGATGGGACTCCGTGGCCTGGAAACAGTGTCAGGGATCATCCTGGAATGATTCAA GTTTTCCTTGGTCAAAATGGTCTTCGTGATATTGAAGGGAACGAGTTGCCTCGTCTTATCTATGTGTCTCGAGAGAAAAGACCAGGATTTGAACACCATAAAAAAGCTGGTGCTATGAATGCCTTG GTGCGAGTCTCAGCAGTCATTTCAAATGCTCCATACCTACTCAATGTCGATTGTGATCACTACATAAATAACAGCAAAGCACTTCGTGAAGCCATGTGCTTCATGATGGATCCTACATCAGGAAAAAAAATATGCTATGTACAATTTCCTCAAAGATTTGATGGGATTGATCGTCATGATAGATACTCAAATCGCAATGTTGTTTTCTTTGAT ataaacatGAAAGGTTTAGATGGCATCCAAGGACCAATATATGTAGGAACTGGGTGTGTTTTTAGAAGGCAAGCACTCTATGGATATGATGCCCCTGCTAAGAAGAAACCACCAAGGAAGACTTGTAACTGTTGGCCCAAATGGTGCTGTCTGTGTTGTGGATCTAGGAACAAAAATAGGAAAGTCAAGTCAAGtccaagaaagaaaataaaaaacaaggaTGCTACAAAGCAAATACATGCACTAGAAAATATTGAAGAGGGGATTGAAG GAATTGACAGCGAGAAGTCGTGGTTAATGTCAcaactaaaatttgagaaaaaatttgGGCAATCGCCTGTTTTCATAGCTTCAACGCTTATGGAAGATGGGGGTATTCCAAAAGGAGCAACGTCGGCATCACTCTTGAAAGAAGCCATTCATGTCATCAGTTGCGGTTATGAAGATAAGACAGAGTGGGGGGAAGAG GTTGGATGGATATATGGTTCTGTTACAGAAGATATATTAACAGGTTTCAAGATGCACTGTCACGGTTGGCGATCTGTGTATTGCATGCCTAAAAGGCCTGCTTTTAAGGGCTCAGCTCCCATAAATCTTTCAGATCGTCTGCATCAAGTTCTCCGTTGGGCACTTGGATCTGTTGAGATCCTGTTGAGTAAGCATTGTCCTATATGGTATGGTTATGGTTGTGGCTTGAAATGGCTGGAGCGCTTTTCTTACATAAACTCAGTAGTTTATCCTTTAACATCACTTCCCTTAATTGCATACTGCACCCTGCCGGCTGTCTGTCTACTCACTGGAAAGTTCATAGTCCCAGAG ATTAGCAACTACGCCAGTATCATTTTCATGGCGCTTTTCATATCCATAGCTGCAACAGGCATCCTTGAAATGCAGTGGGGAGGTGTTGGCATACATGACTGGTGGAGGAATGAGCAGTTCTGGGTGATCGGTGGTGCCTCCTCACACCTTTTCGCTCTCTTTCAGGGTTTGCTCAAGGTTCTGGCAGGAGTTAACACAAACTTCACGGTCACATCCAAAGCTGCGGATGATGGAGACTTTGCTGAACTCTACCTCTTCAAGTGGACATCATTGTTGATCCCTCCTTTGACCTTGCTCATCATTAACATAGTTGGAGTTATTGTAGGTGTTTCAGATGCAATAAACAATGGTTATGATTCATGGGGTCCTCTGTTTGGCAAACTATTTTTTGCTCTTTGGGTCATTGTCCATCTTTACCCCTTCCTCAAAGGAGTCATGGGAAAACAGGAAGGTGTTCCCACCATCATTTTGGTCTGGTCTATTCTTCTGGCTTCAATCTTCTCACTTCTATGGGTGAGGATCAACCCATTTTTGTCAAAAGATGACATTGTGTTGGAACTTTGTGGGTTGAATTGTGACTAG
- the LOC108326366 gene encoding 60S ribosomal protein L3, with translation MSHRKFEHPRHGSLGFLPRKRAARHRGKVKAFPKDDPSKSPKLTAFLGYKAGMTHIVREVEKPGSKLHKKETCEPVTIIETPPMVVVGVVGYVKTPRGLRTLNTVWAQHLSEELKRRFYKNWCKSKKKAFTKYSKQYETDEGKKNIETQLEKLKKYATVIRVLAHTQIRKMKGLKQKKAHIMEIQVNGGSIAQKVDFAYSFFEKQVPIDAVFQKDEMIDIIGVTKGKGYEGVVTRWGVTRLPRKTHRGLRKVACIGAWHPARVSFTVARAGQNGYHHRTELNKKVYKLGKAGDESHSALTEFDRTEKDITPMGGFPHYGIVKDDFIMVKGCCVGPKKRVLTLRQSLLKQTSRVALEEIKLKFIDTSSKFGHGRFQTTQEKQKFFGRLKA, from the exons ATGTCTCACAGGAAGTTCGAACACCCAAGGCACGGGTCTCTGGGATTTCTCCCCAGGAAGCGTGCTGCTCGTCACAGGGGAAAAG TGAAGGCATTCCCTAAGGATGATCCATCCAAGTCACCCAAGTTGACTGCATTCTTGGGTTACAAGGCTGGTATGACTCACATTGTTAGAGAGGTCGAGAAGCCAGGATCAA AGCTTCACAAGAAGGAAACTTGTGAGCCTGTGACAATTATTGAGACCCCTCCCATGGTTGTTGTTGGTGTTGTGGGTTATGTGAAAACTCCCCGTGGTCTTCGTACCTTGAACACTGTGTGGGCTCAGCACTTGAGCGAGGAACTGAAGCGTAGGTTCTATAAGAACTGGTGCAAGTCCAAGAAGAAGGCTTTCACCAAGTACTCAAAGCAGTATGAAACTGACGAGGGGAAGAAGAACATTGAGACTCAGCTGGAGAAACTAAAGAAGTATGCTACTGTGATTCGTGTTTTGGCTCACACTCAG ATCAGGAAAATGAAAGGGTTGAAGCAGAAGAAAGCCCATATCATGGAAATTCAGGTTAATGGTGGTTCTATTGCACAGAAGGTGGACTTTGCGTACAGTTTCTTTGAGAAACAGGTCCCTATTGATGCTGTGTTCCAGAAAGATGAGATGATTGACATCATAGGAGTGACAAAGGGTAAGGGTTATGAGGGTGTTGTAACTCGTTGGGGTGTTACTCGTCTTCCCCGTAAGACTCACAGGGGTTTGAGGAAGGTAGCTTGTATTGGTGCCTGGCACCCTGCCAGAGTTTCATTCACTGTTGCCAGGGCTGGTCAGAATGGATACCACCACAGGACCGAGTTGAACAAAAAGGTTTACAAGCTCGGTAAAGCTGGGGATGAGTCTCACTCTGCTCTTACCGAGTTCGATAG GACTGAGAAAGACATTACCCCCATGGGTGGGTTCCCTCACTATGGTATTGTGAAGGACGATTTCATCATGGTGAAAGGATGCTGTGTTGGCCCCAAGAAAAGAGTTCTTACATTGCGCCAGTCCCTGCTTAAGCAGACTTCTCGTGTTGCCCTTGAGGAGATCAAACTCAAGTTTATCGATACCTCCTCAAAGTTTGGACACGGTCGCTTCCAGACCACACAGGAGAAGCAGAAGTTCTTTGGACGCCTCAAAGCATAA